In Aeromicrobium marinum DSM 15272, one genomic interval encodes:
- a CDS encoding arsenate reductase family protein: protein MADVTIFHHTGCSTSRHAVEAAAAAGTDVEVAPYLKTPLDRDQLLALLAKLEDEPAALVRKDSFFRDQGLVAEDFVSPEEVADLLVQHPRLMERPVLVRGDRAIIGRPKDRVAPFLAG from the coding sequence ATGGCTGACGTGACGATCTTCCACCACACCGGCTGCTCGACCTCCCGACACGCCGTCGAGGCAGCGGCCGCGGCCGGGACCGACGTCGAGGTCGCCCCGTACCTCAAGACCCCGCTCGACCGTGACCAGCTGCTGGCGCTGCTGGCGAAGCTGGAGGACGAGCCGGCCGCGCTGGTGCGCAAGGACTCGTTCTTCCGCGACCAGGGACTGGTCGCGGAGGACTTCGTGAGCCCCGAGGAGGTCGCCGACCTGCTCGTGCAGCATCCGCGCCTGATGGAACGCCCCGTCCTCGTGCGCGGCGACCGCGCGATCATCGGCCGCCCCAAGGACCGGGTCGCTCCGTTCCTCGCCGGCTGA
- a CDS encoding crotonase/enoyl-CoA hydratase family protein — protein sequence MTVRFDVDDDVCTITIDRPEVRNAVDGPTALLLREAFERFEADDSLAVAVLTGAGGTFCAGADLSAVADPDRRHDLDPDGTGPMGPTRLVLSKPLVAAVSGHAVAGGLELALLADLRVVEEDAVFGVFCRRWGVPLIDGGTVRLPRVVGQGRALDLILTGRPVAADEALQMGLANRVVPHGQALTVAHDLASQLARFPQQCLRADLASARSQWDLPLADALRAEGAAGVPVVLAEAVDGARRFVDGAGRHGSF from the coding sequence ATGACCGTCCGGTTCGACGTCGACGACGACGTCTGCACGATCACGATCGACCGACCCGAGGTGCGCAACGCCGTCGACGGGCCCACCGCGCTGCTCCTGCGCGAGGCGTTCGAGCGGTTCGAGGCCGACGACTCCCTCGCCGTGGCCGTCCTGACCGGTGCCGGCGGCACGTTCTGCGCGGGCGCCGATCTCTCCGCGGTCGCCGATCCCGACCGCCGCCACGACCTGGACCCGGACGGCACCGGGCCGATGGGGCCGACCCGGCTGGTGCTGTCCAAGCCGCTCGTCGCGGCGGTGTCCGGGCACGCCGTGGCCGGCGGGCTGGAGCTGGCGTTGCTGGCCGATCTCCGGGTCGTGGAGGAGGACGCCGTGTTCGGGGTGTTCTGCCGCCGCTGGGGCGTGCCGCTGATCGACGGCGGCACCGTGCGCCTGCCACGGGTCGTGGGTCAGGGACGCGCCCTCGACCTCATCCTCACCGGACGGCCCGTGGCTGCAGACGAGGCGCTCCAGATGGGGCTGGCCAACCGGGTCGTGCCGCACGGCCAGGCGCTCACCGTCGCCCACGACCTCGCGTCGCAGCTGGCCCGCTTCCCGCAGCAGTGCTTGCGCGCCGACCTCGCCTCGGCCCGGTCGCAGTGGGACCTCCCGCTGGCGGACGCCCTGCGGGCCGAAGGTGCGGCAGGGGTGCCGGTCGTCCTGGCCGAGGCCGTCGACGGCGCCCGCCGGTTCGTCGACGGGGCCGGACGGCACGGGAGCTTCTGA
- the rpsP gene encoding 30S ribosomal protein S16 produces MAVKIRLKRMGKIRTPFYRIVIADSRTKRDGRVIEEIGTYNPKTEPSTIKVDSDRVQYWLGVGAQPTEAVAAILKLTGDIGGNNTLRQPEPKRDKSIAFDAALKELHAEPKAEATTKKAASKKAEKKADEAEEPKVEETKAEEPKVDEPVAEEPKAEAPAEGAEA; encoded by the coding sequence GTGGCCGTCAAGATTCGCCTCAAGCGGATGGGCAAGATCCGCACCCCCTTCTACCGCATCGTCATCGCCGACTCGCGCACCAAGCGCGACGGTCGCGTGATCGAGGAGATCGGGACGTACAACCCCAAGACCGAGCCGTCGACCATCAAGGTCGACTCCGATCGCGTCCAGTACTGGCTCGGCGTCGGCGCGCAGCCGACCGAGGCCGTCGCCGCGATCCTCAAGCTCACCGGTGACATCGGGGGCAACAACACCCTGCGTCAGCCCGAGCCGAAGCGGGACAAGTCGATCGCGTTCGACGCCGCGCTGAAGGAGCTGCACGCCGAGCCCAAGGCGGAGGCCACCACCAAGAAGGCCGCGTCGAAGAAGGCTGAGAAGAAGGCCGACGAGGCCGAGGAGCCGAAGGTCGAGGAGACCAAGGCCGAGGAGCCGAAGGTCGACGAGCCTGTCGCCGAGGAGCCGAAGGCGGAGGCCCCGGCCGAAGGCGCCGAGGCCTGA
- a CDS encoding RNA-binding protein, producing MGAPTQEVIEHLVAGIVEHPDDVSVRTKQTRGGDLFEVRVNPSDLGKVIGRQGRTATAIRKVAAAVAGTGGARIDFVDVDRRS from the coding sequence ATGGGTGCTCCCACCCAGGAGGTCATCGAGCACCTCGTCGCCGGTATCGTCGAGCATCCCGACGACGTCAGCGTCCGCACCAAGCAGACGCGCGGTGGCGACCTGTTCGAGGTCCGGGTCAACCCCAGCGACCTGGGCAAGGTCATCGGCCGGCAGGGCCGCACGGCCACGGCCATCCGCAAGGTCGCTGCGGCCGTCGCCGGGACCGGCGGTGCCCGGATCGACTTCGTGGACGTCGACCGTCGGAGCTGA
- the rimM gene encoding ribosome maturation factor RimM (Essential for efficient processing of 16S rRNA), protein MLVVVGRVGRAHGIRGELNVDPRTDEPERRFAPGSSVVCGGRTLTVRTARSHGGRLVVAFAEITDRTAAEQFHGQVVEAEVDPDVLPDDDESYYDHQLVGLVVRQGGAEVGRVTGLLHLPAQDTLVLDVDGAEVLVPFVVELVPEVDLGAGHLVVADVPGLLDPDAADVAVDDGAAEDGAD, encoded by the coding sequence GTGCTGGTCGTCGTCGGACGGGTGGGTCGCGCCCACGGCATCCGCGGTGAGCTGAACGTCGACCCCCGCACCGACGAGCCCGAGCGCAGGTTTGCGCCGGGCTCGTCGGTCGTCTGCGGCGGGCGCACCCTCACCGTCCGCACCGCACGGTCGCACGGTGGCCGGCTCGTCGTCGCGTTCGCCGAGATCACCGACCGCACCGCGGCCGAGCAGTTCCACGGTCAGGTCGTCGAGGCCGAGGTCGACCCCGACGTCCTGCCCGACGACGACGAGTCCTACTACGACCACCAGCTGGTCGGCCTCGTCGTCCGGCAGGGCGGTGCCGAGGTGGGCCGCGTCACCGGACTGCTGCACCTGCCCGCGCAGGACACCCTCGTGCTCGACGTCGACGGAGCCGAGGTCCTCGTGCCCTTCGTGGTCGAGCTGGTGCCCGAGGTCGATCTCGGGGCCGGACACCTCGTCGTCGCGGACGTGCCGGGTCTGCTCGACCCCGACGCGGCGGACGTCGCCGTGGACGACGGGGCCGCGGAGGACGGGGCCGACTGA
- the trmD gene encoding tRNA (guanosine(37)-N1)-methyltransferase TrmD, translating to MRIDVVTIFPEYLAPLDLSLAGRAQESGLVEVVTHDLRDWTTDRHRSVDDTPYGGGAGMVMRPGPWGDALDAVTSAECVVIVPTPAGEVFTQAVAAELATCGHLVFACGRYEGIDQRVVDDAADRWPVRELSLGDFVLNGGEVAALAMIEAVVRLVPGFMGNPASLAEESHGVDGLLEYPVYTKPATWRGREVPEVLLSGHHERIAAWRREQSVARTAERRPDLLP from the coding sequence ATGCGCATCGACGTCGTCACGATCTTCCCCGAGTACCTCGCGCCGCTCGATCTCTCGCTGGCCGGCAGGGCCCAGGAGTCCGGGCTCGTCGAGGTCGTGACCCACGACCTGCGGGACTGGACCACCGACCGCCACCGCAGCGTCGACGACACCCCGTACGGCGGGGGCGCCGGCATGGTCATGCGGCCCGGTCCCTGGGGTGACGCGCTCGACGCCGTCACGTCGGCCGAGTGCGTCGTGATCGTGCCGACACCGGCCGGCGAGGTCTTCACCCAGGCGGTCGCGGCCGAGCTCGCGACCTGTGGCCACCTCGTGTTCGCGTGTGGTCGGTACGAGGGCATCGACCAGAGGGTGGTCGACGACGCCGCCGACCGGTGGCCGGTGCGCGAGCTGTCGCTCGGCGACTTCGTGCTGAACGGGGGAGAGGTCGCCGCCCTGGCGATGATCGAGGCCGTGGTGCGCCTCGTGCCCGGTTTCATGGGCAATCCCGCGTCGCTCGCCGAGGAGTCCCACGGCGTCGACGGGCTGCTGGAGTACCCGGTGTACACCAAGCCGGCCACCTGGCGGGGCCGGGAGGTCCCGGAGGTGCTGCTCTCCGGCCACCACGAGCGGATCGCCGCCTGGCGACGCGAACAGTCCGTCGCCCGTACCGCGGAGCGCCGGCCCGACCTGCTCCCCTGA
- a CDS encoding ammonium transporter: MSVDLSWLLICTALVLFMTPGLAFFYGGLVKAKSVVSMMMLSFGSIAIVTVLYVLYGGTGIAGNGTSGGSEYFGNPFEDFGMTDLVTTAGSGDAGNLFGGHAFLVAFCIITVALVSGAVADRARFWPWMLFAGLFATFVVFPTFRWLFGVDADGNFYGWLANDVYGFGAALDWAGGTIIHQSAGAAALALALVLGKRKVGFSKEDAVPHNVPLVLIGAAILWFGWFGFNTGVYGADEGQTSLIFFNTLITPAAALIGWIVVETFRDGKATAVGAASGVVTGLVAITPACAFLTPVWALVLGVLAGVVCALAVDLKYKLGYDDTLDVVGIHLVAGFIGCVYIGFFGSETLTGGSLIFGGETDLLFAQILSSLTIIAFSFVVAYIIGLAIEKTIGFRATEEDEIAGIDSVLHGEGYALD; the protein is encoded by the coding sequence ATGTCAGTCGATCTTTCCTGGCTGCTGATCTGCACGGCGCTCGTGCTGTTCATGACACCAGGTCTCGCGTTCTTCTACGGCGGCCTGGTCAAGGCCAAGTCCGTCGTGTCGATGATGATGCTGAGCTTCGGCTCGATCGCCATCGTGACCGTCCTCTACGTCCTCTACGGCGGAACCGGCATCGCCGGCAACGGCACGAGCGGAGGCAGCGAGTACTTCGGCAATCCGTTCGAGGACTTCGGCATGACCGATCTCGTGACGACCGCGGGCAGCGGCGACGCGGGCAACCTCTTCGGTGGCCACGCCTTCCTCGTCGCGTTCTGCATCATCACGGTCGCCCTGGTCTCGGGCGCCGTCGCCGACCGTGCCCGCTTCTGGCCCTGGATGCTCTTCGCGGGTCTGTTCGCGACGTTCGTCGTGTTCCCGACCTTCCGGTGGCTCTTCGGTGTCGACGCCGACGGCAACTTCTACGGCTGGCTCGCCAACGACGTCTACGGCTTCGGTGCTGCGCTCGACTGGGCCGGCGGCACGATCATCCACCAGTCCGCGGGTGCTGCTGCCCTGGCCCTGGCCCTGGTGCTCGGCAAGCGCAAGGTCGGCTTCAGCAAGGAGGACGCAGTTCCGCACAACGTGCCGCTGGTGCTCATCGGCGCGGCGATCCTGTGGTTCGGCTGGTTCGGCTTCAACACCGGCGTCTACGGTGCTGACGAGGGTCAGACCTCGCTGATCTTCTTCAACACGCTGATCACCCCGGCCGCCGCGCTCATCGGCTGGATCGTCGTCGAGACCTTCCGCGACGGCAAGGCCACCGCGGTCGGTGCCGCGTCGGGTGTCGTCACCGGCCTGGTCGCCATCACGCCGGCCTGCGCGTTCCTCACGCCGGTCTGGGCCCTCGTGCTCGGCGTCCTCGCGGGCGTCGTCTGCGCCCTCGCGGTCGACCTGAAGTACAAGCTCGGCTACGACGACACGCTCGACGTCGTCGGCATCCACCTGGTCGCCGGCTTCATCGGCTGTGTCTACATCGGCTTCTTCGGCTCGGAGACCCTCACCGGTGGCAGCCTGATCTTCGGTGGCGAGACCGACCTGCTGTTCGCGCAGATCCTCTCGTCGCTCACGATCATCGCCTTCTCGTTCGTGGTCGCCTACATCATCGGCCTGGCGATCGAGAAGACGATCGGCTTCCGCGCCACCGAGGAGGACGAGATCGCCGGTATCGACTCCGTGCTGCACGGCGAGGGCTACGCGCTCGACTGA
- the rplS gene encoding 50S ribosomal protein L19, with the protein MTNIVDQIANAAKRDDLPEFRAGDTLEVHVRVIEGSRSRIQVFKGVCIKVQGSGIGRTFTVRKVSFGVGVERTFPLHTPIIDKIEIATRGDVRRAKLYYLRNLRGKAAKIKEKRDA; encoded by the coding sequence ATGACGAACATCGTCGACCAGATCGCCAACGCCGCCAAGCGCGACGACCTCCCCGAGTTCCGCGCCGGTGACACCCTCGAGGTGCACGTCCGGGTCATCGAGGGCAGCCGCTCGCGGATCCAGGTGTTCAAGGGCGTCTGCATCAAGGTCCAGGGCTCCGGCATCGGGCGCACGTTCACCGTCCGCAAGGTCAGCTTCGGCGTCGGTGTCGAGCGCACCTTCCCGCTGCACACCCCGATCATCGACAAGATCGAGATCGCGACCCGCGGCGACGTCCGCCGGGCCAAGCTGTACTACCTGCGCAACCTGCGCGGCAAGGCAGCCAAGATCAAGGAGAAGCGCGACGCCTGA
- the lepB gene encoding signal peptidase I: MTSESQNTKRGLPVWQESILLVVIAVVMAVVVKTFFLQAFYIPSESMQPTMLVDDKLLVQKVSLWAGDPDRGDIVVFDDPGGWLGPAETPTASNPLQKGLEAIGLFPTGGHLIKRVVGVGGDRVVCCDGSGRLTVNGVAVDEPYVLDPTVIREREFDVIVPDDHLWVMGDNRANSADSVAHLGDPGGGFIRVDSVVGKAWLRVWPLGRAGFLDGTDAFASVP; this comes from the coding sequence GTGACCTCCGAGAGCCAGAACACCAAGCGTGGACTACCGGTCTGGCAGGAGTCGATCCTGCTGGTGGTCATCGCGGTCGTGATGGCTGTCGTGGTCAAGACGTTCTTCCTCCAGGCGTTCTACATCCCCTCGGAGTCGATGCAGCCGACCATGCTGGTCGACGACAAGCTGCTCGTCCAGAAGGTGTCGTTGTGGGCGGGCGATCCCGACCGGGGCGACATCGTGGTGTTCGACGACCCGGGAGGCTGGCTCGGTCCGGCGGAGACCCCGACGGCGAGCAACCCGTTGCAGAAGGGCCTGGAGGCCATCGGTCTGTTCCCCACCGGCGGTCACCTCATCAAGCGGGTCGTCGGGGTGGGGGGTGACCGGGTCGTCTGCTGTGACGGATCGGGCCGCCTGACCGTCAACGGTGTCGCCGTCGACGAACCGTACGTCTTGGACCCCACCGTCATCCGTGAGCGGGAGTTCGACGTGATCGTGCCCGACGACCACCTCTGGGTGATGGGCGACAACCGGGCGAACTCGGCCGACTCCGTCGCTCACCTGGGTGATCCCGGCGGCGGCTTCATCCGCGTCGACAGCGTCGTGGGCAAGGCCTGGTTGCGGGTCTGGCCGCTGGGCCGGGCCGGGTTCCTGGACGGCACGGACGCCTTCGCCTCCGTGCCGTGA
- a CDS encoding ribonuclease HII: MTRFDRGSTVRRDAGLYGYERALQRRGLHPVAGVDEAGRGACAGPLVAAAVILDRPVPGLADSKLLTPARREACHDEILTRAVDVSVVVVSAADCDRLGLHRANIEALRRALARLTRRPGYVLTDGFPVDGLGTPGLAMWKGDRVAASIAAASVVAKVTRDRLMVELHEQFPAYDFGTHKGYATAAHEAALRRHGPCAEHRSTYANVRAAVAAREPIQEDA; this comes from the coding sequence GTGACCCGGTTCGACCGAGGCTCCACCGTCCGGCGCGACGCCGGACTGTACGGGTACGAGCGAGCGTTGCAGCGCCGTGGACTTCACCCTGTGGCCGGGGTCGACGAGGCCGGACGAGGAGCGTGCGCCGGACCGTTGGTCGCCGCAGCCGTCATACTCGACCGGCCGGTCCCCGGACTCGCCGACTCCAAGCTGCTGACACCGGCCCGCCGAGAGGCGTGCCACGACGAGATCCTCACGCGGGCGGTCGACGTGTCGGTGGTGGTCGTCAGCGCGGCCGACTGCGACCGGCTCGGCCTGCACCGGGCCAACATCGAAGCCCTCAGGCGAGCCCTGGCCCGCCTCACGCGGCGGCCCGGGTACGTCCTGACCGACGGGTTTCCCGTCGACGGTCTGGGCACGCCCGGCCTCGCGATGTGGAAGGGCGACCGGGTGGCGGCGTCGATCGCGGCGGCGTCGGTCGTGGCCAAGGTGACGCGCGACCGACTGATGGTCGAGCTGCACGAGCAGTTCCCGGCGTACGATTTCGGCACGCACAAGGGCTACGCCACAGCAGCGCACGAAGCGGCGCTGCGCCGGCACGGTCCGTGTGCCGAACACCGTTCGACCTACGCCAACGTGCGCGCGGCCGTGGCCGCACGCGAACCGATCCAGGAGGACGCATGA
- a CDS encoding DUF2469 domain-containing protein yields the protein MSAEDLERYESEAELSLYREYRDVVKIFKYVVETDRRFYLCNAVDVKVRSETGDAYFEVSLTDAWVWDIYRPARFAKNVKVLTFKDVNVEELQDSEVKLPTES from the coding sequence GTGAGTGCCGAGGACCTCGAGCGCTACGAGTCGGAGGCCGAGCTGTCGCTGTACCGGGAGTACCGCGACGTCGTGAAGATCTTCAAGTACGTCGTCGAGACCGATCGCCGGTTCTACCTGTGCAACGCCGTCGACGTGAAGGTGCGCTCGGAGACCGGCGACGCGTACTTCGAGGTGAGCCTGACCGACGCGTGGGTCTGGGACATCTACCGCCCGGCGCGGTTCGCCAAGAACGTCAAGGTGCTGACCTTCAAGGACGTCAACGTCGAGGAGCTGCAGGACTCCGAGGTCAAGCTGCCGACCGAGTCCTGA
- a CDS encoding YraN family protein, translated as MTYARNQALGRYGEQVAATHLISIGMVVLDRNWTCRHGEIDLVARDGQTLVICEVKTRTSTRYGGPFEAVTGAKAARLRRLAAAWLQAHDVDPPSLRIDVVSVVVPRRGAPEVVRIAGVA; from the coding sequence ATGACCTACGCACGCAACCAGGCCCTGGGGCGCTACGGCGAACAGGTGGCGGCCACCCACCTGATCTCGATCGGCATGGTGGTGCTGGACCGCAACTGGACCTGTCGGCACGGCGAGATCGACCTGGTGGCCCGCGACGGGCAGACCCTGGTGATCTGCGAGGTCAAGACCCGCACGAGCACCCGCTACGGCGGCCCCTTCGAGGCGGTCACCGGTGCCAAGGCGGCCCGTCTGCGCCGACTGGCCGCGGCGTGGCTGCAGGCCCACGACGTCGATCCGCCGAGTCTGCGCATCGACGTCGTGTCGGTGGTGGTCCCACGTCGTGGAGCGCCCGAGGTCGTCCGGATCGCCGGGGTGGCCTGA
- a CDS encoding YifB family Mg chelatase-like AAA ATPase, translated as MAASTRSVTLDGLTGRPIEIEVDISGGLPTTVLVGLPDATVNEARDRCRAAVSNSGTSWPDQRVTINLAPSGVPKSGSHYDLAIALAVFAAKSLVPAAALQDTAFLGELALDGRLRAIRGVLPATLAAAEAGFTRVFVPEVNVPEAELVSGVTVVGVRSLRQTVALLTGAEEPEDPPVPPLADGGDAAAWTSGDRVAHLDLADVAGQEDARLAVLVAAAGGHHLLMTGPPGIGKTMLAQRLPGLLPDLDHQAALEVSAVHSVAGVLPGDAPLMLRPPFVDPHHTASAVSVVGGGSRVIRPGALSLAHHGVLFLDEAPEFAVNVIEALRQPLESGHVVVSRAALTAVYPARFQLVLAANPCPCGQGGSVSGQCRCTPQMRRRYGDKLSGPIRDRIDVQRQLTGLTRPELAHAMSSARSTQELAPLVEAARARQLHRYAGTPWRVNAAVPGAELRKRWPVDDGARAVVDHHLRADRLNPRTADRVLRLAWSVADLHAHVRPDADDAAMAIALRRGQPLDAALRGLVEAS; from the coding sequence ATGGCCGCGTCGACCAGGTCGGTGACCCTGGACGGCCTGACGGGCCGACCGATCGAGATCGAGGTGGACATCTCCGGCGGCCTCCCCACCACGGTGCTCGTGGGCTTGCCCGACGCCACGGTCAACGAGGCGCGCGACCGGTGCCGTGCCGCGGTGTCGAACTCCGGCACCTCGTGGCCCGATCAACGGGTGACGATCAACCTGGCGCCCTCGGGCGTGCCCAAGTCCGGTTCGCACTACGACCTCGCGATCGCGCTGGCGGTCTTCGCCGCCAAGTCCCTCGTGCCGGCCGCCGCACTGCAGGACACCGCCTTCCTCGGCGAGCTCGCGCTCGACGGCCGGTTGCGGGCGATCCGCGGGGTCCTGCCGGCCACGCTCGCCGCGGCGGAGGCCGGCTTCACGCGGGTGTTCGTCCCGGAGGTCAACGTGCCCGAGGCCGAGCTGGTCAGCGGCGTCACGGTCGTCGGCGTCAGGTCGTTGCGCCAGACCGTGGCGCTGCTCACCGGTGCCGAGGAACCCGAGGATCCGCCGGTGCCCCCGCTGGCCGACGGCGGGGACGCAGCCGCCTGGACCTCCGGCGACCGGGTGGCCCACCTGGATCTCGCCGACGTGGCGGGTCAGGAGGACGCACGACTCGCCGTGCTGGTCGCCGCGGCCGGTGGTCACCACCTGCTCATGACCGGACCGCCGGGGATCGGCAAGACGATGCTGGCCCAGCGTCTGCCGGGCCTGCTGCCCGACCTCGACCACCAGGCGGCGCTGGAGGTCAGCGCGGTGCACTCCGTCGCGGGGGTTCTGCCCGGTGACGCCCCGCTGATGCTGCGGCCGCCGTTCGTCGACCCGCACCACACCGCGAGCGCGGTGTCGGTGGTCGGCGGCGGCAGCCGGGTGATCAGGCCCGGTGCACTCAGCCTGGCGCACCACGGCGTGTTGTTCCTCGACGAGGCGCCGGAGTTCGCCGTCAACGTCATCGAGGCGCTGCGACAGCCCCTCGAGAGCGGCCACGTGGTGGTGTCGCGAGCAGCGCTGACCGCCGTGTACCCGGCGAGGTTCCAGCTCGTGCTCGCCGCCAACCCCTGTCCGTGCGGTCAGGGAGGGTCGGTGTCGGGACAGTGCCGGTGCACCCCGCAGATGCGGCGCCGGTACGGCGACAAGCTGTCCGGGCCGATCCGCGACCGGATCGACGTCCAGCGACAGCTCACGGGGTTGACCCGGCCCGAGCTGGCCCACGCGATGTCGTCGGCACGATCGACCCAGGAGCTCGCACCGCTGGTGGAGGCCGCACGGGCCCGGCAGCTGCACCGCTACGCCGGCACCCCGTGGCGTGTGAACGCTGCCGTGCCGGGAGCGGAGCTGCGCAAGCGATGGCCGGTCGACGACGGGGCCCGCGCGGTGGTCGACCACCACCTCCGCGCCGATCGCCTCAACCCACGGACGGCCGACCGGGTCCTGCGGCTGGCGTGGAGCGTCGCCGACCTGCACGCCCATGTCCGCCCGGATGCCGACGACGCGGCGATGGCGATCGCCCTGCGGCGCGGCCAGCCGCTCGACGCGGCGCTGCGCGGCCTGGTGGAGGCGTCGTGA
- the dprA gene encoding DNA-processing protein DprA — protein MRRDALDRLVLSLAAEPGDRGQRARVADRGLATVAAAVRAARAVDEASVLAQADTLGLRWISPGHPEWPAQLDDLDQVDEPGLTGGAPWGLWVRGSGSLAELCRRSVAVVGARECTTYGAEVAAELGADLADRGWTVVSGAAFGIDACAHRGALALGRPTVAVLAGGADVDYPRAHAVLLGRIAETGLVVSEQPPRSTPQAHRFLARNRLIAALSQGTVVVEAARRSGSLNTLRWSDRLGRTSMAVPGPVVSQQSLGTHAAIREGQGVLVTDVDDIEHELGAVGWRVDA, from the coding sequence GTGAGGCGCGACGCCCTCGATCGCCTGGTCCTCTCGCTGGCCGCCGAGCCGGGTGACCGCGGCCAACGGGCACGGGTCGCGGACCGCGGTCTCGCGACGGTGGCTGCCGCGGTGCGGGCGGCGCGCGCCGTCGACGAGGCCTCTGTGCTGGCCCAGGCGGACACGCTGGGCCTGCGGTGGATCTCGCCGGGTCACCCCGAGTGGCCGGCGCAGCTCGACGACCTCGACCAGGTCGACGAGCCGGGGCTGACCGGAGGTGCGCCCTGGGGCCTGTGGGTGCGGGGCAGCGGATCGCTGGCCGAGCTCTGCCGGCGCAGTGTCGCGGTGGTCGGTGCCCGCGAGTGCACGACCTACGGGGCCGAGGTCGCCGCCGAGCTCGGCGCCGACCTCGCCGACCGGGGATGGACGGTCGTCAGCGGGGCGGCGTTCGGGATCGACGCCTGTGCCCACCGGGGAGCACTCGCCCTGGGTCGCCCCACGGTCGCCGTGCTCGCCGGCGGTGCCGACGTGGACTATCCACGGGCGCACGCCGTCCTGCTGGGCCGCATCGCCGAGACGGGTCTGGTGGTCAGCGAGCAGCCGCCGCGGAGCACACCCCAGGCACACCGCTTCCTGGCCCGGAACCGGTTGATCGCGGCGTTGTCGCAGGGCACCGTGGTGGTGGAGGCCGCGCGCCGCAGCGGCTCGCTCAACACCTTGCGATGGTCGGACCGTCTCGGCCGCACCAGCATGGCGGTGCCGGGACCGGTCGTGTCGCAGCAGTCGCTGGGCACCCACGCGGCGATCCGGGAGGGCCAAGGGGTGCTGGTGACGGACGTCGACGACATCGAGCACGAGCTCGGCGCGGTGGGGTGGAGGGTCGACGCCTGA
- a CDS encoding tyrosine recombinase XerC → MGDLGEAWAQILADYEHHLTRERDLSPHTVRSYLVDVRGLAEHATRLGIHDPAAMTIRTLRSHLATLKSLGRARATLSRRATALRVFTAWLQRSGRADLDVGALLASPAARRTLPATLSAADMREVLDAATAMIDGDPVTGTRDLAILELLYATGVRVGELVGLDLDDVDRSRRVVRVLGKGRKERTVPFGLPAQDALDAWLAVGRPAVATPISGHAVLLGVRGGRIDPRTVRQVVHDRLGAVDGVADLGPHGLRHTAATHLLEGGADLRSVQEVLGHASLGTTQIYTHVSNERLRAAFRQAHPRA, encoded by the coding sequence ATGGGTGATCTCGGTGAGGCCTGGGCGCAGATCCTGGCCGACTACGAGCACCACCTGACCCGCGAGCGCGACCTCTCGCCCCACACGGTCCGCTCGTACCTCGTGGACGTGCGGGGCCTGGCCGAGCACGCGACACGGCTGGGCATCCATGATCCGGCGGCCATGACGATCCGCACGCTCCGGAGCCACCTCGCGACGCTCAAGTCGCTCGGCCGTGCCCGCGCCACGCTCTCGCGCCGGGCGACGGCCCTGCGGGTCTTCACCGCCTGGCTGCAGCGGTCCGGGCGGGCCGACCTGGACGTCGGTGCGCTCCTCGCGAGTCCGGCCGCGCGGCGCACGTTGCCGGCGACCCTCAGTGCCGCCGACATGCGGGAGGTGCTCGACGCCGCAACGGCGATGATCGACGGCGACCCGGTCACCGGCACCCGCGACCTGGCCATCCTGGAGCTGCTCTACGCCACGGGGGTGCGGGTCGGTGAGCTGGTCGGACTGGATCTCGACGACGTGGACCGGTCGCGGCGGGTCGTGCGGGTGCTCGGCAAGGGGCGCAAGGAGCGCACGGTGCCGTTCGGCCTCCCGGCACAGGACGCCCTCGACGCCTGGCTCGCCGTGGGACGTCCGGCCGTCGCGACACCGATCAGCGGACACGCGGTACTGCTGGGCGTGCGCGGCGGTCGGATCGATCCCCGGACGGTCCGGCAGGTGGTGCACGACCGGCTCGGCGCGGTCGACGGGGTGGCCGACCTCGGTCCCCACGGCCTGCGCCACACCGCTGCGACCCACCTGCTCGAGGGCGGGGCGGATCTTCGCTCGGTGCAGGAGGTGCTCGGTCACGCCTCGTTGGGCACGACCCAGATCTACACCCACGTCAGCAACGAGCGGCTCCGGGCGGCCTTCCGACAGGCCCACCCCCGCGCCTGA